One Prodigiosinella aquatilis DNA window includes the following coding sequences:
- the mltC gene encoding membrane-bound lytic murein transglycosylase MltC codes for MKKLLVLLLVAPLLISCSSKKGYVDNEAFIKDTNAFDILMGQFANNIENIWGINEVLIAGPKDYVKYSDQYLTRSHINFETGTITVETISATDYRASLRQAIITTLLMGDDASNTDLYSDANDIQISREPMLYGQVLDNTGQPIRWEGRAGAFADYLLQTKLQSRTSGLHVIWSVTIQLVPNHLDKRAHKYLPIVRQASERYGIDSSLILAIMQTESSFNPYAVSNSDALGLMQVVQHSAGRDVFKMRGKWGKPSRSYLFDPEKNIDTGTAYLSILKNVYLAGIENPTSRRYAMISAYNGGAGSVLRVFSNDKNKAVNIINGMSPSEIYQTLVTRHPSAESRHYLYKVNLAQKNYRLGRYTQ; via the coding sequence ATGAAGAAACTGTTAGTTTTGCTGCTCGTCGCCCCATTGCTGATCTCCTGCTCCAGTAAAAAGGGGTACGTTGACAACGAAGCTTTTATCAAAGATACCAACGCTTTTGATATTCTGATGGGGCAATTTGCCAACAATATTGAAAACATCTGGGGCATCAATGAAGTGCTGATAGCCGGCCCCAAAGACTACGTAAAATACTCCGATCAATATCTGACACGTAGCCATATCAACTTTGAGACGGGGACAATTACCGTCGAGACGATTTCAGCCACCGACTATCGAGCTAGCCTGCGTCAGGCGATTATCACCACGCTATTGATGGGAGACGATGCCAGCAACACTGACCTGTATTCCGATGCCAATGATATCCAGATCAGTCGTGAACCGATGTTATACGGTCAGGTGCTGGATAACACCGGGCAACCGATTCGCTGGGAAGGCCGAGCCGGTGCCTTTGCCGATTATCTGCTTCAGACCAAACTGCAAAGCCGCACCTCCGGGCTGCATGTTATCTGGTCTGTTACTATCCAGTTAGTGCCTAACCACCTTGATAAGCGTGCTCACAAGTATCTGCCTATCGTGCGCCAGGCATCTGAGCGCTACGGTATTGATTCCTCACTGATTCTCGCCATCATGCAGACAGAGTCCAGTTTTAACCCTTATGCCGTGAGCAATTCCGACGCTCTGGGATTAATGCAGGTCGTTCAACATAGCGCCGGACGCGACGTATTCAAGATGAGAGGAAAATGGGGAAAACCGAGTCGCAGCTATCTGTTTGACCCGGAAAAGAATATTGACACGGGCACCGCTTATCTGTCGATTCTGAAAAATGTCTATCTGGCGGGCATTGAGAACCCCACATCACGGCGTTACGCCATGATTAGCGCTTACAATGGCGGTGCAGGCAGCGTACTGCGAGTATTCTCCAATGATAAGAATAAAGCGGTGAATATCATTAACGGGATGTCGCCAAGTGAAATCTACCAGACACTGGTAACACGTCACCCGTCTGCCGAGTCACGCCACTATCTGTACAAGGTCAATTTGGCGCAAAAGAACTACCGGCTTGGCCGCTATACCCAATAG
- a CDS encoding Tm-1-like ATP-binding domain-containing protein, with amino-acid sequence MGKGSGSIYIATTSDTKGKELFYIRDLIAATGLDTVTVDLSTKSLTEDAGTDISAGTVASYHPQGAAAIFCGDRGCAISAMAQAFERFMLSREDVAGLLGLGGSSGTALITPAMQALPIGLPKLIVSTMASGDISGYIGASDISMMYSVTDVSGLNRISRQVLGNAAHQMAGAVKFRTQQNHDDKPALGLTMFGVTTPCIQAACQALENDFDCLVFHATGSGGRAMEKLVDSGLLAGVLDLTTTEVCDLLFDGVLACTPERFDAIARTQLPYVVSCGALDMVNFGHPSTIPEKYAGRLFYNHNAQVTLMRTTVEENIAMAKWIGNKLNHCEGEVRFLIPDGGFSALDAPGQAFWDPSAQKAFSQTLEMTVNQTEKRQIIHLPYHINDPLFASAAVAAFRALFK; translated from the coding sequence ATGGGGAAGGGATCAGGTAGTATTTATATTGCAACTACATCAGATACTAAAGGAAAAGAACTGTTTTACATCCGAGATCTGATTGCGGCAACCGGACTTGATACTGTCACTGTTGACCTTTCTACCAAGTCGTTGACTGAGGATGCGGGAACTGATATCAGCGCTGGCACTGTGGCGTCTTATCATCCACAGGGGGCAGCAGCGATATTCTGCGGTGACCGTGGATGTGCGATTAGCGCCATGGCGCAAGCGTTTGAGCGTTTTATGCTATCTCGTGAAGATGTCGCAGGTTTGTTAGGGTTGGGAGGATCCAGTGGTACCGCGTTGATCACTCCGGCGATGCAGGCTCTACCCATTGGCTTGCCCAAGCTGATAGTTTCAACCATGGCGTCGGGCGACATTTCAGGTTACATCGGTGCTAGCGATATCAGCATGATGTACTCGGTTACCGACGTATCCGGCCTGAACCGAATTTCTCGTCAGGTGCTGGGCAATGCTGCGCACCAGATGGCCGGAGCCGTGAAGTTCCGTACGCAGCAAAACCATGATGATAAACCGGCGCTGGGGCTGACCATGTTCGGCGTCACTACACCTTGCATTCAGGCTGCCTGCCAGGCGCTGGAAAACGATTTTGACTGTCTGGTATTCCATGCTACCGGCAGTGGTGGTCGGGCAATGGAAAAACTGGTGGATAGCGGTTTGTTGGCGGGTGTGCTCGACCTTACGACCACCGAAGTGTGTGATTTATTATTTGATGGTGTATTGGCCTGTACGCCGGAACGTTTTGATGCCATTGCCCGAACACAACTGCCATATGTCGTTTCCTGTGGCGCATTGGATATGGTGAATTTCGGCCATCCTTCCACCATCCCTGAAAAATACGCCGGTCGGTTATTTTACAACCACAATGCGCAGGTCACTCTGATGCGTACTACGGTGGAAGAGAATATCGCTATGGCGAAATGGATTGGTAACAAGCTTAACCATTGCGAAGGCGAAGTTCGTTTTCTGATCCCGGATGGCGGTTTTTCTGCACTGGATGCTCCTGGCCAGGCATTTTGGGATCCGTCGGCACAAAAGGCCTTTAGTCAGACGTTGGAAATGACAGTAAATCAAACGGAGAAACGGCAGATAATCCACTTGCCGTATCATATTAACGATCCTTTGTTTGCCAGCGCGGCAGTGGCTGCGTTTAGGGCTCTGTTCAAATAA
- a CDS encoding ornithine decarboxylase produces the protein MKQLKIAANAAIAPRIITTRPIVALSQTDFTDIAAVVVSVEEARSGILSVLHHTGFAIPAFVAREQTNDSLEMLPPGSEWLWLDESGEHAEILEQAAEGYQRALLPPFFGRLIKYAAMGNSTFACPGHQGGQFFRKHPAGRQFYEFYGENVFRSDICNADVKLGDLLIHEGAAKKAQKFAARVFNADKTYFVLNGTSAANKVVTNALLTRGDLVLFDRNNHKSNHHGALIQAGATPVYLETARNPFGFIGGIDAHCFDETYLRELVREVAPERADEQRPFRLAVIQLGTYDGTIYNARQVVDSIGHLCDYILFDSAWVGYEQFIPMMEQCSPLLLELNENDPGIFVTQSVHKQQAGFSQTSQIHKKDTHIKGQKRFCNHKRLNNAFMLHASTSPFYPLFAALDVNAKMHEGAGGRRLWLECVKLGIETRKQLLACCSLIRPFVPVSVGGIHWQDHETDVMAQDVRFFNFRPGDRWHSFEGYAPEQYFVDPCKLLLTTSGIDALTGDYTPFGIPATILANYLREHGIIPEKCDLNSILFLLTPAEDSVKMQHLVQALVRFEQLIEQDAPLSSVLPGLYHKYEQRYEGYTLRQLCQEMHNFYVSHNVKLLQKAMFRKSSFPEVVMLPQEANSAFVRGDIEFIALDEAEGRVAAEGALPYPPGVLCVVPGEVWGGAVLRYFLALEEGINLMPGFAPELQGVYSVAQDDGSKRLYAHVIAQ, from the coding sequence ATGAAACAGTTAAAAATTGCGGCTAATGCGGCGATTGCCCCCCGTATAATCACAACGCGTCCGATTGTGGCGTTGAGTCAGACCGATTTTACCGATATCGCCGCTGTAGTCGTCTCGGTGGAAGAAGCGCGCAGCGGCATTTTGTCGGTGCTGCATCACACCGGTTTTGCTATTCCGGCTTTTGTGGCGCGGGAGCAAACGAATGACAGTCTGGAAATGCTGCCACCTGGCAGTGAGTGGTTGTGGCTGGATGAGTCTGGCGAACACGCAGAAATTCTGGAACAGGCAGCGGAAGGTTATCAGCGCGCGCTGTTGCCACCTTTCTTTGGTCGGCTGATCAAATATGCCGCTATGGGAAATAGTACATTTGCCTGCCCGGGACATCAGGGAGGGCAATTCTTTCGCAAGCATCCGGCGGGCCGTCAGTTTTATGAGTTTTATGGCGAAAATGTGTTCCGTTCGGATATCTGTAATGCCGATGTCAAACTAGGCGATCTGCTGATTCATGAAGGGGCCGCTAAAAAGGCGCAAAAGTTTGCTGCCCGGGTATTTAACGCGGATAAAACCTATTTTGTGCTGAACGGGACCTCGGCAGCCAATAAAGTGGTGACTAATGCACTGCTGACCCGTGGCGATCTGGTGTTGTTTGACCGTAATAACCATAAATCTAACCATCACGGCGCGTTGATTCAGGCTGGCGCTACACCGGTTTATCTGGAAACGGCGCGAAATCCGTTTGGCTTTATTGGCGGTATTGATGCGCACTGTTTTGATGAAACCTATCTGCGTGAGCTGGTGCGGGAGGTCGCGCCGGAACGTGCTGATGAACAGCGTCCTTTCCGGTTGGCGGTGATTCAGCTTGGTACTTATGATGGCACCATCTATAACGCCCGTCAGGTGGTGGATAGTATTGGCCATCTGTGTGATTACATCCTGTTTGATTCCGCGTGGGTGGGATATGAGCAGTTTATTCCGATGATGGAACAGTGCTCTCCGCTGTTGCTGGAACTGAACGAGAATGATCCCGGTATTTTCGTTACTCAGTCGGTACACAAGCAGCAGGCTGGTTTTTCCCAAACGTCACAGATCCATAAAAAGGATACTCACATTAAAGGGCAGAAGCGGTTTTGCAACCACAAACGCCTGAACAATGCGTTTATGCTGCATGCATCGACCAGTCCGTTTTATCCGCTGTTTGCCGCGCTGGATGTCAATGCCAAGATGCATGAAGGTGCTGGTGGCCGTCGTTTATGGCTGGAGTGTGTCAAGTTAGGGATCGAGACTCGCAAGCAACTGTTGGCGTGCTGCTCACTCATCCGGCCGTTTGTCCCGGTCAGTGTCGGCGGGATCCACTGGCAGGATCACGAAACCGACGTAATGGCGCAGGATGTCCGTTTCTTCAATTTCAGGCCGGGTGATCGCTGGCATTCGTTTGAAGGTTATGCGCCGGAGCAGTATTTTGTCGACCCCTGTAAACTGTTACTGACCACCTCAGGAATTGATGCGCTTACCGGTGATTACACCCCATTTGGTATTCCGGCCACAATTCTGGCGAATTATCTGCGTGAACACGGCATTATCCCGGAGAAATGCGATCTTAATTCCATTCTGTTCCTGCTAACGCCAGCGGAAGATAGTGTCAAGATGCAGCATCTGGTGCAGGCTCTGGTTCGTTTTGAGCAGTTGATTGAACAGGATGCACCGCTGAGTAGCGTGTTGCCGGGGTTGTATCATAAATATGAGCAGCGTTATGAAGGTTACACGCTGCGCCAGTTATGTCAGGAAATGCATAATTTTTATGTCAGCCATAATGTGAAACTGCTACAAAAAGCGATGTTCCGTAAATCCTCTTTCCCTGAAGTGGTGATGTTGCCGCAGGAAGCCAATAGCGCTTTTGTCCGGGGCGATATCGAGTTCATTGCGCTGGATGAAGCTGAAGGTCGTGTTGCGGCAGAAGGCGCATTGCCTTATCCACCGGGAGTGCTTTGTGTGGTGCCGGGAGAAGTATGGGGCGGCGCGGTACTACGTTATTTCCTGGCGTTAGAGGAGGGAATCAATCTGATGCCGGGTTTCGCACCGGAGTTGCAAGGGGTTTACAGCGTGGCGCAAGACGATGGCAGCAAGCGACTGTATGCACATGTGATTGCACAGTAA
- the ansP gene encoding L-asparagine permease, translating into MNQHKNTDTEHHAAKRRWLDSHEAGYHKSMGNRQVQMIAIGGSIGTGLFLGAGARLQMAGPALALVYLVCGIFSFFILRALGELVLHRPSSGSFVSYAREFLGEKASYVAGWMYFLNWAMTGIVDITAVALYMHYWGTFADVPQWVFALSALGIVTTMNMIGVKWFAEMEFWFALIKVAAISLFLIVGTLFLGSGKMLGGNPTGFHLISDNGGMFPHGLLPALVLVQGVIFAFAGIELIGTAAGECKDPENMLPKAVNSVIWRISLFYVGSVILLVCLLPWNAYQAGESPFVTFFSKLGIPYIGTIMNLVVLSAALSSLNSGLYSTGRILRSLSLGGSAPKFMSKMSSQSVPYTGILVTVGIYIIGVFLNYIVPSQVFEIVLNIASLGIICSWGFIIICQMKLRQAIREGKAKPVSFRMPGAPVTSWLTLAFLLGVLVLMAMDYPNGTWTIATIPILALVLIAGWYGLRKRQKEVNRPDAEHKSLVN; encoded by the coding sequence ATGAATCAGCATAAAAATACAGATACCGAGCACCATGCCGCGAAACGGCGCTGGCTGGACTCACATGAAGCGGGATATCACAAAAGCATGGGAAACCGCCAGGTACAGATGATCGCCATTGGCGGTTCCATCGGTACCGGATTGTTTCTTGGCGCAGGCGCCCGTCTGCAAATGGCAGGACCGGCACTGGCTCTGGTTTATCTGGTCTGCGGGATATTTTCGTTCTTTATTCTGCGGGCGCTGGGAGAGCTGGTTCTACATCGCCCTTCCAGCGGAAGTTTTGTTTCCTACGCACGGGAATTCCTGGGGGAAAAAGCCTCCTACGTAGCAGGATGGATGTACTTTCTTAACTGGGCGATGACAGGGATTGTCGACATTACCGCGGTCGCGCTTTATATGCATTACTGGGGCACTTTTGCTGATGTGCCTCAATGGGTATTTGCGTTAAGTGCGCTGGGTATTGTCACCACCATGAATATGATCGGCGTAAAGTGGTTTGCGGAAATGGAGTTCTGGTTTGCACTGATCAAAGTCGCGGCGATCTCCCTCTTTCTGATTGTCGGAACCCTGTTTCTCGGAAGCGGCAAGATGCTGGGTGGTAATCCCACCGGCTTTCATTTGATCAGCGACAATGGCGGCATGTTCCCACACGGTTTGTTACCTGCATTAGTTCTGGTTCAGGGCGTTATTTTTGCCTTTGCTGGCATTGAGCTGATCGGTACCGCCGCCGGAGAGTGCAAAGATCCGGAAAATATGTTACCCAAAGCGGTGAACAGTGTTATCTGGCGCATCAGCTTATTCTACGTAGGCTCGGTGATCCTGCTGGTGTGCCTGCTGCCGTGGAATGCCTATCAAGCTGGAGAAAGTCCGTTTGTCACCTTCTTCAGCAAACTGGGTATACCCTACATCGGTACTATCATGAATCTCGTGGTATTGTCAGCCGCGCTTTCCAGCCTTAACTCTGGGCTTTACTCGACTGGTCGCATTCTGCGTTCCTTGTCGCTCGGCGGCTCCGCACCGAAGTTCATGTCCAAGATGAGTAGCCAGTCCGTACCCTATACCGGCATTCTGGTGACGGTGGGTATTTATATCATTGGTGTATTCCTGAACTACATCGTGCCATCACAGGTATTTGAAATTGTTTTGAATATCGCATCCCTCGGCATTATCTGCTCCTGGGGGTTCATCATCATCTGTCAAATGAAACTACGACAGGCCATCAGGGAAGGAAAAGCCAAACCCGTATCGTTCAGAATGCCCGGTGCACCAGTAACCTCCTGGTTGACACTGGCATTCCTGCTAGGGGTATTGGTTCTGATGGCAATGGACTACCCGAATGGAACCTGGACTATCGCCACCATTCCCATATTAGCATTGGTGTTGATTGCTGGCTGGTATGGTTTGCGCAAACGGCAAAAAGAGGTCAACCGGCCGGATGCTGAGCACAAAAGTCTGGTCAATTGA
- the trmB gene encoding tRNA (guanosine(46)-N7)-methyltransferase TrmB: protein MINNVISPEFDENGRPLRRIRSFVRRQGRLTKGQQQALDNFWPVMGVEYQDDALDFTQLFGRDAPVVLEIGFGMGASLVTMAEQHPEQNFLGIEVHRPGVGACLSSAQDANLGNLHVMCHDAVEVLEKMIPDGSLSMVQLFFPDPWHKARHNKRRIVQVPFVELVLRKLKVGGVFHMATDWEPYAEHMLEVMSSVTGYRNLAENNDYVPRPASRPLTKFEARGQRLGHGVWDLMFERMN from the coding sequence ATGATTAATAATGTCATCTCCCCGGAATTTGATGAAAACGGGCGTCCGCTGCGCAGGATTCGCAGTTTTGTTCGCCGCCAGGGACGCCTGACGAAAGGGCAACAACAAGCGCTGGATAACTTTTGGCCGGTGATGGGCGTGGAATACCAGGATGACGCACTGGATTTTACCCAGTTGTTCGGGCGTGATGCACCAGTAGTGCTGGAAATCGGCTTTGGGATGGGCGCTTCGCTGGTGACGATGGCAGAGCAGCATCCAGAGCAGAATTTTTTAGGAATAGAAGTCCACCGGCCTGGTGTGGGGGCCTGTCTGTCTTCAGCTCAGGATGCCAATCTCGGCAATTTGCACGTCATGTGTCATGACGCGGTAGAAGTGCTGGAAAAAATGATTCCTGATGGTTCCCTGTCGATGGTGCAGTTGTTTTTCCCCGATCCGTGGCATAAGGCACGACATAATAAACGGCGCATTGTGCAGGTGCCGTTTGTGGAGTTGGTGTTGCGTAAGCTTAAGGTCGGCGGCGTATTTCATATGGCGACCGATTGGGAACCTTATGCAGAACATATGCTCGAAGTGATGAGTTCAGTCACTGGTTATCGCAATCTTGCCGAGAATAATGACTATGTACCGCGGCCAGCTTCCCGGCCGTTAACGAAATTTGAAGCACGTGGCCAGCGTTTGGGGCATGGTGTCTGGGATCTTATGTTTGAGAGGATGAACTAA
- the mutY gene encoding A/G-specific adenine glycosylase — translation MMQTQPFTRQVLDWYERYGRKTLPWQLEKTPYKVWLSEVMLQQTQVTTVIPYFQRFMAKFPDVTALATAPLDEVLHLWTGLGYYARARNLHKAAQIIATKHGGIFPTTFEAIADLPGIGRSTAGAILSLALGQHYPILDGNVKRVLARCYAVAGWPGKKDVEQRLWAISEDVTPALHVNRFNQAMMDLGAMVCTRSRPKCELCPLNNCCIAYANHSWTEYPGKKPKQALPEKTAWFLLLQQDDTVWLEQRPAMGLWGGLFCFPQFNNRDELESWLRQRGIKTDQLQQWVAFRHTFSHFHLDIVPLWINAATYRSCMDEGTGLWYNLTQPPSVGVAAPVDRLLRQLAKPRSASVDS, via the coding sequence ATGATGCAAACGCAACCGTTCACTCGACAGGTGCTGGATTGGTATGAGCGATATGGTCGCAAAACCCTACCTTGGCAACTGGAAAAAACGCCGTATAAAGTCTGGCTGTCAGAAGTAATGTTACAGCAGACTCAGGTGACTACCGTTATTCCTTATTTTCAGCGGTTCATGGCAAAGTTTCCCGATGTAACCGCGCTGGCAACGGCACCGTTGGACGAAGTGCTGCATTTATGGACCGGGTTAGGTTATTACGCCCGCGCCCGTAATCTGCATAAAGCCGCCCAGATTATCGCGACAAAGCATGGTGGAATATTTCCCACTACGTTTGAAGCCATCGCCGATTTACCGGGTATTGGCCGTTCAACCGCCGGTGCCATTCTTTCGCTGGCACTAGGACAGCACTACCCTATTCTGGATGGCAATGTAAAACGCGTTCTGGCTCGTTGTTATGCCGTCGCTGGCTGGCCGGGGAAAAAAGACGTGGAACAGCGATTATGGGCTATCAGTGAGGATGTCACTCCGGCACTGCACGTCAACCGCTTCAATCAGGCCATGATGGATCTGGGGGCTATGGTATGCACTCGCAGCCGGCCAAAATGCGAGCTGTGTCCACTGAATAATTGCTGCATCGCCTATGCCAACCACAGTTGGACGGAATATCCCGGCAAAAAACCCAAACAAGCACTGCCAGAAAAAACGGCCTGGTTTTTACTGCTGCAACAGGATGATACGGTCTGGCTGGAGCAACGTCCGGCCATGGGATTATGGGGAGGGCTGTTCTGTTTTCCACAGTTCAATAATCGGGATGAACTAGAGAGCTGGTTGCGACAACGTGGTATAAAAACAGACCAGCTGCAGCAGTGGGTGGCATTTCGCCATACTTTCAGTCATTTTCATCTGGATATCGTGCCGTTATGGATCAATGCCGCGACATATCGTTCTTGCATGGATGAAGGCACCGGTCTTTGGTATAACTTAACGCAGCCTCCGTCCGTCGGGGTAGCCGCTCCGGTAGACCGGTTGTTACGTCAGTTGGCTAAGCCACGATCAGCATCCGTTGATTCTTGA
- a CDS encoding YggL family protein: MAKNRSRRLRKKMHIDEFKELGFSVNWRFAEGTDVNGIDRILDQFVDDVIEPNGLAFEGSGYLQWEGLICLQKQGNCTDEHRQQVMSWLKDHQLTEVSVSDLFDIWWDLPANLA; this comes from the coding sequence ATGGCAAAGAATCGTAGCCGTCGTTTACGCAAAAAAATGCATATTGACGAATTTAAGGAATTGGGTTTCTCAGTAAACTGGCGCTTCGCCGAAGGGACCGATGTTAATGGGATCGACCGTATACTGGATCAATTTGTGGACGACGTGATTGAACCAAACGGTCTGGCATTTGAAGGGAGTGGTTATCTGCAATGGGAAGGGCTGATTTGCCTGCAAAAGCAAGGTAACTGCACAGATGAACATCGCCAACAGGTGATGAGCTGGCTGAAAGATCATCAGTTGACAGAAGTAAGCGTTAGTGATCTGTTTGATATTTGGTGGGATTTGCCTGCTAACCTCGCTTAA
- a CDS encoding tyrosine-type recombinase/integrase codes for MPLTDTAIRNAKPLDKPYKLSDAQGLYLLIKPNGSKLWHLKYRFGGKEKKLAFGAYPTVSLASARKLREEARTILSAGDDPGVKKQHDKQAKKNGNTFEAIARQWVAANIRWSEAHAAKVLRSLELHVFPLIGNALVTDLKTADLLIPLRVAEKKGCLETAARIQQRTTVIMRYAVQEGLIASNPANDLCGAITPPPKNHYPALPLEKLPELLERIESYSGRVLTRLAVQLNLLIFIRSSELRFARWTEIDLDNAMWTLPAQREPITGVHHSERGAKMKTPHLVPLSKQAVTVLKQLKLLSGNGDLLFPGDHDARKPMSENTINKALRTMGYDTQADICGHGFRTMACSALIESGRWSKDAVERQMSHQERNHVRAAYIHKAEHLDERTQMMQWWSDYLDACRQKFIPAYRFEKSIKVA; via the coding sequence ATGCCTCTGACTGATACCGCCATCCGCAACGCCAAGCCGCTCGATAAACCTTACAAACTCAGCGACGCACAGGGTCTATACCTGCTAATCAAACCTAACGGTTCTAAACTCTGGCATCTTAAGTACCGCTTCGGCGGCAAGGAGAAGAAGCTGGCGTTTGGCGCTTACCCGACAGTCTCGCTTGCCAGTGCCCGTAAACTGCGTGAAGAAGCCCGAACTATTCTCAGCGCAGGAGACGATCCCGGCGTAAAAAAACAGCACGACAAACAGGCGAAGAAAAACGGCAATACCTTTGAAGCCATTGCTCGTCAGTGGGTGGCCGCGAACATTCGCTGGAGTGAGGCACACGCCGCCAAAGTCCTGCGTTCACTGGAACTACACGTTTTCCCGCTCATCGGCAATGCCCTTGTCACCGACCTGAAAACCGCCGATCTGCTGATCCCGCTACGGGTGGCAGAGAAAAAGGGTTGTCTGGAAACGGCTGCACGTATACAGCAACGCACGACAGTCATCATGCGTTACGCCGTACAAGAAGGACTGATTGCCAGCAATCCGGCCAATGACCTCTGCGGCGCTATCACCCCACCACCGAAAAATCATTACCCTGCCCTGCCGCTGGAAAAGTTACCGGAACTGCTGGAGCGCATTGAAAGCTATTCAGGCAGAGTATTAACCCGGCTGGCGGTACAGCTTAATTTGCTGATCTTTATCCGCTCCAGCGAATTGCGTTTTGCCCGTTGGACAGAGATCGATCTGGATAATGCCATGTGGACACTTCCCGCACAGCGTGAGCCCATTACGGGTGTGCATCACTCAGAGCGCGGCGCAAAAATGAAAACGCCGCATCTGGTGCCGCTGTCAAAACAGGCGGTAACGGTGCTGAAACAGCTCAAGCTGCTATCCGGCAACGGGGATTTGCTCTTTCCGGGCGATCACGATGCGCGTAAGCCAATGAGTGAGAACACCATCAACAAGGCGCTGCGCACAATGGGCTATGATACGCAGGCGGACATCTGCGGGCATGGCTTTCGCACAATGGCCTGTAGCGCATTGATTGAATCTGGCCGCTGGTCAAAAGATGCCGTGGAGCGGCAGATGAGCCATCAGGAGCGCAACCACGTTCGCGCCGCCTATATTCACAAAGCGGAACACCTCGACGAACGGACTCAGATGATGCAATGGTGGTCAGATTATCTCGATGCCTGTCGGCAGAAATTCATCCCGGCTTATCGCTTTGAGAAGTCGATTAAGGTTGCCTGA
- a CDS encoding TetR/AcrR family transcriptional regulator, with amino-acid sequence MTLTSTRARTRRLLIETAIKMFDQEVFPSITDIAAEAQLSRATAYRYFPTQSALVSAVVAESLGPILAWHPTQPDAKLRVAELLSFAYPRMFQHEGALRAALQLSLQQWADRQANRQHGDRLVRGNRKRLLQLATEPLTGKITEQEQQRVIYALSLIYGSEVFLVLKDIWNLDNGEVQDVTQWVAKAILRQAEEDANKAVNISSQ; translated from the coding sequence ATGACACTCACATCCACACGAGCACGAACCCGCCGGCTGTTGATTGAAACCGCCATAAAAATGTTCGATCAGGAAGTTTTTCCTTCGATTACCGACATCGCCGCCGAAGCACAGCTCTCCCGTGCGACAGCGTATCGCTATTTTCCTACTCAAAGTGCGTTGGTTTCTGCTGTAGTCGCTGAAAGCCTGGGGCCAATTCTCGCCTGGCATCCTACCCAGCCTGATGCAAAATTACGGGTTGCCGAGCTACTGAGCTTCGCCTATCCACGGATGTTTCAGCATGAAGGTGCATTGCGGGCGGCATTGCAGCTTTCGCTGCAACAATGGGCAGATCGTCAGGCAAACCGCCAGCATGGTGACAGACTGGTTCGTGGTAATCGCAAGCGATTGCTCCAACTGGCGACCGAACCCTTGACAGGTAAGATCACGGAACAGGAGCAACAGCGGGTCATTTATGCTCTGTCACTGATTTACGGCTCTGAGGTGTTTCTGGTTTTGAAAGATATCTGGAACTTGGACAATGGCGAAGTTCAGGATGTCACCCAATGGGTGGCCAAGGCAATTTTACGCCAGGCTGAAGAAGACGCCAACAAGGCCGTAAACATATCGTCACAGTAA
- a CDS encoding oxidative damage protection protein, with translation MSRTIFCTFLQQDAEGLDFQLYPGELGKRIYNNISKTAWAQWQTKQTMLINEKKLSMMNVEHRKLLEQEMEKFLFEGQDVHIDGYTPPDH, from the coding sequence ATGAGTAGAACGATTTTTTGTACTTTTTTACAACAAGACGCCGAAGGACTGGATTTTCAATTGTACCCCGGTGAGTTGGGAAAACGCATTTATAACAACATTTCCAAAACAGCCTGGGCACAGTGGCAAACCAAACAAACCATGCTGATTAATGAAAAAAAACTCAGCATGATGAATGTTGAACACCGCAAATTGTTGGAACAGGAGATGGAGAAATTCCTGTTCGAGGGGCAGGACGTTCACATTGACGGATATACTCCGCCAGACCATTGA